The following coding sequences lie in one Saccharopolyspora hordei genomic window:
- a CDS encoding ABC transporter ATP-binding protein, translated as MAEVAYVNASRVYQGNPPVRAVDQLDLDIADGEFLVLVGPSGSGKSTALRMLAGLEDVDEGGITIGGTDVTHTPPKNRDIAMVFQSYALYPHMTVAENMGFALKLRKTPKDVIKQKVTEAARMLDLEKYLDRKPKALSGGQRQRVAMGRAIVREPSVFLMDEPLSNLDAKLRVETRANIAALQKRLGTTTIYVTHDQVEAMTMGNRVAVLKDGVLQQCASPRELYENPANAFVAGFIGSPAMNLKTVPLTSDGAEIDGTTIPLPRQALSAADGLKEVTFGVRPEALRLVSSEDDGMDMTVELVEELGADALIHGAIAVNGSQERFVVRADGRTPPALGQKVKVALRDASEVHLFHPETGNRLAA; from the coding sequence ATGGCTGAGGTTGCATACGTCAACGCGTCGCGCGTGTACCAGGGAAACCCACCGGTCCGCGCTGTCGACCAGCTGGACCTGGACATCGCCGACGGTGAGTTCCTGGTGCTGGTCGGCCCCTCCGGGTCGGGCAAGTCGACGGCGTTGCGGATGCTCGCCGGGCTGGAGGACGTCGACGAGGGTGGCATCACGATCGGCGGCACCGATGTCACGCACACGCCGCCGAAGAACCGGGACATCGCGATGGTCTTCCAGTCCTACGCGCTGTACCCGCACATGACGGTGGCCGAGAACATGGGCTTCGCGCTCAAGCTCCGCAAGACGCCCAAGGACGTCATCAAGCAGAAGGTCACCGAGGCCGCGCGGATGCTGGACCTGGAGAAGTACCTGGACCGCAAGCCCAAGGCGCTCTCCGGTGGTCAGCGGCAGCGCGTGGCGATGGGCCGTGCGATCGTCCGCGAGCCCAGCGTGTTCCTCATGGACGAGCCGCTGTCGAACCTCGACGCCAAGCTGCGCGTGGAGACCCGCGCGAACATCGCCGCGCTGCAGAAGCGGCTGGGCACCACCACGATCTACGTCACGCACGACCAGGTCGAGGCGATGACGATGGGCAACCGGGTCGCGGTGCTCAAGGACGGTGTGCTGCAGCAGTGCGCGAGCCCGCGCGAGCTCTACGAGAACCCGGCGAACGCGTTCGTGGCCGGCTTCATCGGGTCGCCGGCGATGAACCTCAAGACGGTGCCGCTCACCAGCGACGGGGCGGAGATCGACGGCACCACGATCCCGTTGCCGCGGCAGGCGCTGTCCGCCGCGGACGGCCTGAAGGAGGTCACCTTCGGCGTGCGCCCGGAGGCGCTGCGGCTGGTCTCCTCCGAGGACGACGGGATGGACATGACCGTCGAGCTCGTCGAGGAGCTGGGCGCGGACGCGCTGATCCACGGCGCGATCGCCGTCAACGGCTCGCAGGAGCGCTTCGTGGTCCGGGCTGACGGCCGCACCCCGCCTGCGCTCGGCCAGAAGGTCAAGGTCGCGCTGCGCGACGCCTCCGAGGTGCACCTGTTCCACCCGGAGACCGGGAACCGGCTGGCCGCCTGA
- a CDS encoding LacI family DNA-binding transcriptional regulator has translation MARSTNARRPATLASLAAELGVSRTTVSNAYNRPDQLSPELRKRVLETARRLGYPGPDPVARSLRTRKAGAVGLLLTENLSYAFRDPGAISFLEGLALACEDAGQGLTLIPASPEREDVAAVHRAGVDGFVVYSVPEDDPHLAAVLERPVPAVICDQPRLDGVDWVGPDDRKAIKGIADHLIGLGHRRIGVLCMRLARGRNDGPASVQRQANASFHVQKARLTALAEEFSEAGVDWTTVPVVERFDHTEASGASAAAQLLEIDPDITAIVCTSDILALGAISEARSRGLRVPEDLTVTGFDGIPEAERAGLTTVRQPWLEKGRAAGRLLLETAEPGRPRQIQLETELITGSTSAPPRSTEERWFGP, from the coding sequence ATGGCGCGGTCAACGAATGCCCGGCGGCCTGCGACGCTCGCCTCGCTCGCAGCTGAGCTCGGGGTGTCCAGGACCACGGTGTCGAATGCGTACAACCGTCCTGACCAGCTCTCACCCGAGCTGCGCAAGCGAGTGCTGGAGACAGCTCGCCGGCTCGGCTACCCCGGTCCGGACCCGGTGGCGCGCTCGTTGCGCACCCGCAAGGCCGGCGCGGTCGGGCTGCTGCTCACCGAGAACCTCTCCTACGCCTTCCGCGACCCGGGCGCGATCAGCTTCCTCGAAGGGCTGGCGCTGGCCTGCGAGGACGCCGGCCAGGGCCTGACGCTCATCCCGGCGAGCCCGGAGCGCGAGGACGTCGCCGCGGTGCACCGCGCCGGCGTCGACGGCTTCGTCGTCTACTCCGTCCCCGAGGACGACCCGCACCTGGCCGCGGTGCTCGAACGGCCGGTGCCCGCGGTGATCTGCGACCAACCGCGGCTGGACGGCGTGGACTGGGTCGGCCCGGACGACCGCAAGGCCATCAAGGGCATCGCCGACCACCTGATCGGGTTGGGCCACCGCCGCATCGGCGTGCTGTGCATGCGCTTGGCGCGCGGCCGCAACGACGGCCCGGCGTCCGTGCAGCGGCAGGCCAACGCCAGCTTCCACGTGCAGAAGGCCCGGTTGACCGCGCTGGCCGAGGAGTTCAGCGAGGCCGGTGTGGACTGGACGACGGTGCCGGTCGTGGAGCGCTTCGACCACACCGAGGCCTCTGGCGCGTCGGCGGCGGCGCAGCTGCTGGAGATCGACCCGGACATCACCGCGATCGTGTGCACGTCGGACATCCTGGCGCTGGGCGCGATCAGCGAAGCGCGCAGCCGCGGCCTGCGGGTGCCGGAAGACCTGACGGTCACCGGGTTCGACGGCATCCCGGAAGCCGAGCGCGCGGGCCTGACGACGGTGCGGCAGCCGTGGCTGGAGAAGGGCCGCGCGGCGGGCCGCCTCCTGCTGGAGACCGCCGAGCCGGGCCGGCCCCGCCAGATCCAGCTGGAGACCGAGCTCATCACCGGCTCCACCTCGGCCCCGCCCCGGAGCACCGAGGAGCGCTGGTTCGGCCCGTGA
- a CDS encoding polyamine aminopropyltransferase yields MTATAAEPDTATRAPRGRLARTAVLVAVFVCAACGLVYELALVALGSYLIGDTVGQASIVVSLMVFAMGVGALAAKPLQRRAAEAFAAIELLLALLGGLSVLLLYAAFAWLSLYTPALIATALVLGVLIGAEIPLLMVLLQRIRRQDAGSAVADLFAADYVGGLVGGLAFPFLLLPLFGQVQGALAVGMVNAVAGLGLVLSVFRRELSKRAVLLLTGASVLVGGALVGAYAFAEDFEVTARQALYADPVVHAERTPYQEVVLTESVSLSGNTDTRLYLNGDLQFSSLDEYRYHEAMVHPAMAGPRGRVLVLGGGDGLALREVLRYPDVREVTLVELDPAVLQIARDDPRVASLNGHAFDDPRVRMVAEDAFTWLRENRDRYDVVLVDMPDPDSTATAKLYSTEFYGLVRHAMAGDARVVVQAGSPYFAPQAFWCVEATMRAVDLRTVPYAVTVPSFGEWGFHLATTPGDDPAPQGGAAPTDVAVRSPLASPGAPELRLPSDVPPLRSLDAATLRAAATFPPDRTRIPGMEPSTLMHPTILQHAQGEWENY; encoded by the coding sequence GTGACGGCGACCGCCGCCGAACCCGACACCGCCACCCGCGCGCCGCGCGGCCGGCTCGCCCGGACCGCCGTGCTGGTGGCGGTGTTCGTCTGCGCCGCCTGCGGCCTGGTCTACGAGCTAGCGCTGGTCGCGCTGGGCAGCTACCTGATCGGCGACACCGTCGGCCAGGCGTCGATCGTGGTGTCGCTGATGGTCTTCGCGATGGGCGTCGGCGCGCTGGCCGCGAAGCCCCTGCAGCGCCGGGCGGCCGAGGCGTTCGCCGCGATCGAGCTGCTGCTGGCGCTGCTCGGCGGGCTCAGCGTGCTGCTGCTCTACGCGGCCTTCGCCTGGCTGAGCCTCTACACCCCGGCGCTGATCGCGACCGCGCTGGTCCTGGGCGTGCTGATCGGTGCGGAGATCCCGCTGCTCATGGTGCTGCTGCAGCGGATCCGCCGGCAGGACGCGGGCTCGGCGGTCGCGGACCTGTTCGCCGCCGACTACGTCGGTGGCCTGGTGGGTGGCCTGGCGTTCCCGTTCCTGCTGCTGCCGCTGTTCGGCCAGGTGCAGGGGGCGCTGGCGGTCGGCATGGTGAACGCCGTGGCCGGGCTCGGGCTGGTGCTGTCGGTGTTCCGCCGCGAGCTGTCCAAGCGCGCCGTGCTGCTGCTGACCGGTGCGTCCGTGCTGGTCGGCGGGGCCCTGGTGGGCGCGTACGCGTTCGCCGAGGACTTCGAGGTCACCGCGCGGCAGGCGCTGTACGCCGACCCCGTGGTGCACGCCGAGCGCACGCCCTACCAGGAGGTCGTGCTCACCGAGTCGGTGTCGTTGAGCGGCAACACCGACACCCGCCTGTACCTCAACGGGGACCTGCAGTTCAGCTCGCTGGACGAGTACCGCTACCACGAGGCGATGGTGCACCCGGCGATGGCGGGCCCCCGCGGTCGCGTCCTGGTGCTCGGCGGCGGGGACGGGCTGGCGCTGCGGGAGGTGCTGCGCTACCCGGACGTCCGCGAGGTGACGCTGGTGGAGCTGGACCCCGCGGTGCTGCAGATCGCTCGCGACGACCCGCGGGTGGCTTCCCTGAACGGGCACGCCTTCGACGACCCGCGGGTGCGCATGGTCGCCGAGGACGCCTTCACCTGGCTGCGGGAGAACCGGGACCGCTACGACGTGGTGCTGGTGGACATGCCCGACCCCGACTCCACGGCCACCGCGAAGCTGTACTCGACGGAGTTCTACGGCCTGGTCCGGCACGCCATGGCCGGCGACGCGCGAGTGGTGGTGCAGGCGGGCTCGCCGTACTTCGCGCCCCAGGCGTTCTGGTGCGTCGAGGCCACCATGCGCGCGGTGGACCTGCGCACCGTCCCGTACGCGGTGACGGTCCCCAGCTTCGGCGAGTGGGGCTTCCACCTCGCCACCACCCCCGGCGACGACCCCGCACCGCAGGGGGGCGCAGCTCCGACGGACGTTGCGGTGCGGAGCCCGCTCGCCTCCCCGGGCGCACCGGAACTGCGCCTCCCGAGCGACGTCCCGCCGCTGCGTTCCCTGGACGCCGCGACGCTGCGCGCCGCGGCGACGTTCCCCCCGGACCGCACCAGGATCCCCGGCATGGAGCCGTCGACGCTGATGCACCCGACGATCCTCCAGCACGCCCAGGGCGAGTGGGAGAACTACTGA
- a CDS encoding DUF350 domain-containing protein produces MLQQLLAGLLAAVAYGVVGVAMMALGYVLVDLATPGRLRDLIWVQRNPNAALLLVSGLLGVGIILTTAIAASSDDLVAGLVGTLAYGILGLILMSLSFLLVDAITPGKLGEELATPDLHPATWVSAGAHLVIAVIIAAAIW; encoded by the coding sequence TTGCTCCAGCAACTCCTCGCCGGTTTGCTCGCCGCGGTCGCCTACGGGGTGGTCGGCGTGGCGATGATGGCGCTCGGCTACGTGCTCGTCGACCTGGCCACCCCGGGCAGGCTCCGCGACCTGATCTGGGTGCAGCGCAACCCCAACGCGGCGCTGCTGCTGGTCTCCGGCCTGCTCGGCGTCGGGATCATCCTGACCACGGCGATCGCGGCCAGCTCCGACGACCTGGTCGCCGGGCTGGTCGGCACCCTCGCCTACGGCATCCTCGGGCTGATCCTGATGAGCCTGTCGTTCCTGCTGGTCGACGCGATCACCCCGGGCAAGCTCGGGGAAGAGCTGGCCACCCCGGACCTGCACCCGGCCACCTGGGTGTCGGCGGGCGCCCACCTGGTGATCGCGGTGATCATCGCCGCGGCGATCTGGTGA
- a CDS encoding DUF4247 domain-containing protein → MKPKFWFAIAGAAAVLALIIGLVTIFSTGTGPRGYVDKHFTRAAHLDLPGDSDNRAYTSPLAPSAVAFQISSKWRPQARYHDSTGIYLRYPDDAVVVQPHLRGSVVHVLDVDHAYRRYHSRLGGVWGWTSPHGESFRGRGPGAGK, encoded by the coding sequence GTGAAACCCAAGTTCTGGTTCGCGATCGCCGGCGCCGCTGCGGTGCTCGCGCTGATCATCGGCCTGGTCACGATCTTCTCCACCGGCACCGGCCCGCGCGGCTACGTCGACAAGCACTTCACCCGGGCCGCGCACCTGGACCTGCCGGGCGACTCCGACAACCGCGCCTACACCAGCCCGCTGGCGCCGAGCGCGGTGGCGTTCCAGATCAGCTCGAAGTGGCGGCCGCAGGCGCGGTACCACGACTCCACCGGCATCTACCTGCGGTACCCCGACGACGCCGTGGTGGTCCAGCCGCACCTGCGCGGCTCGGTCGTCCACGTGCTGGACGTCGACCACGCCTACCGCCGCTACCACTCCCGCCTCGGCGGGGTCTGGGGCTGGACCAGCCCGCACGGCGAGAGCTTCCGCGGACGCGGTCCGGGAGCCGGCAAATGA
- a CDS encoding DUF4178 domain-containing protein yields MNGLIATLVVVIIVLVVLAVVAVVFGLRAKRAAARPQEQPRPTDPFHTGDQDSLRGDPRALKAGDIVEVRGRTYTVRGTLRLSEGGWTWSEHLLDDAQGTQVWLAVEEDPDLILSLWTPVDDAGEPGPKTISFGGRTYHSEESGSAEFRSEATTGLAERGTVRYHDYQSSDGALLGFESYGGAAWEASTGEALSRYDVIIYPAAS; encoded by the coding sequence GTGAACGGTCTGATCGCGACGCTGGTCGTCGTCATCATCGTGCTGGTCGTCCTCGCGGTGGTCGCCGTCGTCTTCGGGCTGCGTGCCAAGCGGGCCGCGGCCCGGCCGCAGGAGCAGCCGCGCCCCACCGACCCCTTCCACACCGGCGACCAGGACTCGCTGCGCGGCGACCCGCGTGCGCTGAAGGCCGGTGACATCGTCGAGGTGCGCGGCCGCACGTACACCGTGCGCGGCACCCTGCGGTTGTCCGAAGGCGGCTGGACCTGGTCGGAGCACCTGCTCGACGACGCCCAGGGCACCCAGGTGTGGCTGGCCGTCGAGGAGGACCCCGACCTGATCCTCTCGCTGTGGACACCGGTGGACGACGCTGGTGAGCCGGGCCCGAAGACCATCAGCTTCGGCGGCCGCACCTACCACTCCGAGGAGTCCGGCAGCGCCGAGTTCCGCAGCGAGGCCACCACCGGCCTCGCCGAGCGCGGCACCGTGCGCTACCACGACTACCAGTCGTCGGACGGCGCCCTGCTGGGCTTCGAGTCCTACGGCGGTGCCGCCTGGGAAGCCAGCACCGGCGAGGCGCTCAGTCGCTACGACGTGATCATCTACCCCGCTGCGAGCTGA
- the otsB gene encoding trehalose-phosphatase, with protein MALTAEALPAQLRREIVQLARTPRLLVACDYDGTLAPIVADPTQAKPLPESVHALRSLAALPATTTAVISGRALRDLATLSRLPAEVYLVGSHGSEFDVGFVHELQPEATQLRTELQRGVQDVVRGKDGVTLEAKPASIAVHVRRAEPDVAHEVLEAVRNGPGKWDGVSVTEGKAVIELSVVQTDKGNALDTLRHQVGATAAVFLGDDVTDEKAFARLHGPDLGIKVGEGDTLAHYRVNDASDVATVLAFLMEERRTWLYGEQAPPIERLTMLSNERTVALLTPDARVTWMCHPGPDSAAVFADLLGGPGAGHFSVRPHGGGGTQRSPLPLGQRYVPNTMTVETRWSRLLVTDYLAHGTDSHRTDLVRVISGSTTADVEFAPRPEFGQVPVRLTAEAGGLRVLGTSEPMVLYSPGVQWEITSDGMHESARAVLELTEGSPVVLELRCGTDDLSPGEPEPERRDLADRYWSDWMKTLTLPEVERDLVARSALTLRGLCNSDTGGIMAAATTSLPEEIGGVRNWDYRYCWLRDGAMTAQALVTLGSTQEAEAFLDWLHRVLETLPGPERLHPLYTLQGTGLGPEAVIDSLPGYAGSRPVRVGNLADQQVQLDVFGPVVELIAHLAQATGRIRDVDWELVKAMAEAVSQRWFEPDHGIWEERDVPRHHVYSKVMCWVTLDRAIKLAAAYDRDEDPSWRPLRDQIAQDVVKNGWHPDVQAFTTAYEGSDLDAASLHVGLSGLIDPADERFQATVTAIEAELRSGSTVYRYRRDDGLPGDEGGFHLCAAWLIEAYLLIGRRTEAEELFQQIVDTAGPTGLLSEEYDPIAERSLGNHPQAYSHLGLIRCAQLLSA; from the coding sequence ATGGCGTTGACCGCCGAAGCCCTGCCTGCGCAGCTGCGCCGCGAGATCGTGCAGCTCGCGCGGACACCCCGACTTCTGGTCGCCTGCGACTACGACGGCACCCTGGCGCCCATCGTGGCCGACCCCACCCAGGCGAAGCCGCTGCCGGAATCGGTGCACGCCCTGCGCTCGCTGGCCGCGCTGCCCGCCACCACCACCGCGGTGATCTCCGGGCGCGCCCTGCGCGACCTCGCCACCCTGTCGCGCCTGCCCGCCGAGGTCTACCTGGTCGGCAGCCACGGGTCGGAGTTCGACGTCGGGTTCGTGCACGAGCTCCAGCCCGAGGCCACCCAGCTGCGCACCGAGCTGCAGCGGGGCGTGCAGGACGTCGTGCGCGGCAAGGACGGCGTGACGCTCGAGGCCAAGCCCGCCAGCATCGCGGTGCACGTCCGCCGCGCCGAACCCGACGTCGCCCACGAGGTGCTGGAGGCCGTCCGCAACGGGCCCGGCAAGTGGGACGGCGTGTCGGTGACCGAGGGCAAGGCGGTCATCGAGCTGTCGGTCGTGCAGACCGACAAGGGCAACGCGCTGGACACCCTGCGCCACCAGGTCGGTGCGACCGCCGCGGTCTTCCTCGGCGACGACGTCACCGACGAGAAGGCGTTCGCCCGGCTGCACGGCCCCGACCTGGGCATCAAGGTCGGCGAGGGCGACACCCTGGCGCACTACCGGGTCAACGACGCCTCCGACGTGGCCACGGTGCTGGCCTTCCTGATGGAGGAGCGGCGGACCTGGCTCTACGGCGAGCAGGCGCCGCCGATCGAGCGGCTGACGATGCTGTCCAACGAGCGCACGGTCGCGCTGCTCACCCCGGACGCGCGGGTGACCTGGATGTGCCACCCCGGCCCGGACTCGGCCGCGGTGTTCGCCGACCTGCTCGGCGGCCCCGGCGCCGGCCACTTCAGCGTCCGCCCGCACGGCGGCGGCGGCACCCAGCGCAGCCCGCTGCCGCTGGGCCAGCGCTACGTGCCGAACACCATGACCGTGGAGACCCGCTGGTCGCGGCTGCTGGTCACCGACTACCTGGCGCACGGCACCGACAGCCACCGCACCGACCTGGTGCGGGTGATCAGCGGCTCCACCACCGCGGACGTGGAGTTCGCCCCGCGCCCCGAGTTCGGCCAGGTGCCGGTGCGGCTGACCGCCGAAGCGGGCGGCCTGCGGGTGCTGGGCACCTCCGAGCCGATGGTGCTGTACTCGCCGGGCGTGCAGTGGGAGATCACCTCCGACGGCATGCACGAGTCGGCGCGCGCGGTGCTGGAGCTGACCGAGGGCTCGCCGGTCGTGCTGGAGCTGCGCTGCGGCACCGACGACCTGTCCCCGGGAGAGCCGGAGCCGGAGCGCCGCGACCTGGCCGACCGGTACTGGTCGGACTGGATGAAGACGCTGACGCTGCCCGAGGTGGAGCGCGACCTGGTGGCCCGCTCGGCGCTGACGCTGCGCGGCCTGTGCAACAGCGACACGGGCGGCATCATGGCCGCCGCCACCACCTCGCTGCCCGAGGAGATCGGCGGCGTCCGCAACTGGGACTACCGGTACTGCTGGCTGCGCGACGGCGCGATGACCGCGCAGGCCCTGGTCACCCTCGGCTCCACCCAGGAGGCCGAGGCCTTCCTGGACTGGCTGCACCGCGTGCTGGAGACGCTGCCCGGCCCGGAGCGGCTGCACCCGCTCTACACGCTGCAGGGCACCGGTCTCGGCCCGGAGGCCGTGATCGACAGCCTGCCCGGCTACGCCGGGTCCCGCCCGGTCCGCGTCGGCAACCTCGCCGACCAGCAGGTCCAGCTGGACGTGTTCGGCCCGGTCGTGGAGCTGATCGCGCACCTGGCGCAGGCCACCGGCCGCATCCGCGACGTCGACTGGGAGCTGGTCAAGGCGATGGCCGAGGCCGTGTCGCAGCGCTGGTTCGAGCCGGACCACGGCATCTGGGAAGAGCGCGACGTGCCGCGCCACCACGTGTACTCCAAGGTCATGTGCTGGGTGACGCTGGACCGCGCGATCAAGCTGGCCGCCGCCTACGACCGCGACGAGGACCCGTCGTGGCGGCCGCTGCGCGACCAGATCGCCCAGGACGTGGTGAAGAACGGCTGGCACCCGGACGTGCAGGCGTTCACCACCGCCTACGAGGGCTCGGACCTGGACGCCGCGTCGCTGCACGTCGGCCTGTCCGGGCTGATCGACCCCGCCGACGAGCGGTTCCAGGCCACCGTCACCGCCATCGAGGCCGAGCTGCGCAGCGGGTCCACCGTGTACCGCTACCGCCGCGACGACGGCCTGCCCGGTGACGAGGGCGGGTTCCACCTCTGCGCGGCCTGGCTGATCGAGGCGTACCTGCTGATCGGCCGCCGCACCGAGGCCGAGGAGCTGTTCCAGCAGATCGTGGACACCGCGGGCCCGACCGGCCTGCTGTCCGAGGAGTACGACCCGATCGCGGAGCGCTCCCTGGGCAACCACCCGCAGGCCTACTCGCACCTGGGCCTGATCCGCTGCGCCCAGCTGCTGTCGGCGTGA
- a CDS encoding trehalose-6-phosphate synthase produces the protein MNKGRTPNRADFVVVANRLPVDLERLDDGTQRWKHSPGGLVTALEPFLRARHGAWVGWPGVADVDVEPFSDDDLQLHPVRLSSAEFAEYYEGFSNATLWPLYHDVVVPPVFDRSWWYAYQRVNQRFAEAAAEVSAEGATVWVQDYQLQLVPAMLRELRPDLRIGFFLHIPFPPVELFMQLPWRTEIVRGLLGADLVGFHRPGGAQNFLWLARRLAGFEPSRGQVGVRSRPGVVQVGDRTVRVGAFPISIASAELDRMARTKEIQQRVKALRAELGNPRKIMLGVDRLDYTKGIDVRLHAMHELLAEGQIKAEDVTMIQIATPSRERVEHYKQMREGIEREVGRINGEFGRVGHPAVHYLHTSVDRKDLVAFYCAADVMVVTPVRDGMNLVCKEYVACRYDLGGALVLSEFAGAAAELTSSFLVNPHNLDGVKDALLAALNIDEAEGRRRMRALRRQVLTHDVDRWARSFLESLGTPLAD, from the coding sequence GTGAACAAGGGCCGCACGCCCAACCGAGCGGACTTCGTCGTGGTCGCCAACCGGCTACCGGTCGACCTGGAACGCCTCGACGACGGCACACAGCGCTGGAAGCACAGCCCAGGCGGCCTGGTCACCGCGCTCGAACCGTTCCTGCGCGCCCGGCACGGAGCGTGGGTCGGGTGGCCGGGCGTGGCCGACGTCGACGTCGAGCCGTTCTCCGACGACGACCTGCAGCTGCACCCCGTGCGGCTGTCGTCCGCCGAGTTCGCGGAGTACTACGAGGGCTTCTCCAACGCCACGCTGTGGCCGCTCTACCACGACGTGGTCGTGCCACCGGTGTTCGACCGCAGCTGGTGGTACGCGTACCAGCGGGTCAACCAGCGGTTCGCGGAGGCCGCCGCGGAGGTCAGCGCCGAGGGCGCGACCGTGTGGGTGCAGGACTACCAGCTGCAGCTGGTGCCCGCGATGCTGCGGGAACTGCGTCCCGACCTGCGCATCGGGTTCTTCCTGCACATCCCGTTCCCGCCGGTCGAGCTGTTCATGCAGCTGCCGTGGCGGACCGAGATCGTGCGCGGGCTGCTCGGCGCCGACCTGGTCGGCTTCCACCGCCCGGGCGGGGCGCAGAACTTCCTGTGGCTGGCCCGGCGGCTGGCCGGGTTCGAGCCCAGCCGCGGCCAGGTCGGCGTGCGCTCGCGTCCCGGCGTGGTGCAGGTCGGCGACCGGACGGTGCGGGTCGGTGCGTTCCCGATCTCCATCGCCTCCGCCGAGCTGGACCGGATGGCGCGCACCAAGGAGATCCAGCAGCGGGTCAAGGCGCTGCGCGCCGAGCTCGGCAACCCGCGCAAGATCATGCTCGGCGTCGACCGCCTCGACTACACCAAGGGCATCGACGTGCGGCTGCACGCGATGCACGAGCTGCTGGCCGAGGGGCAGATCAAGGCCGAGGACGTGACGATGATCCAGATCGCCACGCCAAGCCGGGAGCGCGTCGAGCACTACAAGCAGATGCGGGAGGGCATCGAGCGCGAGGTCGGGCGGATCAACGGCGAGTTCGGCCGCGTCGGCCACCCCGCGGTGCACTACCTGCACACCTCGGTGGACCGCAAGGACCTGGTCGCCTTCTACTGCGCCGCGGACGTCATGGTGGTCACGCCGGTCCGCGACGGCATGAACCTGGTGTGCAAGGAGTACGTCGCCTGCCGGTACGACCTGGGCGGGGCCCTGGTGCTCAGCGAGTTCGCCGGGGCCGCGGCCGAGCTGACCAGCTCCTTCCTCGTCAACCCGCACAACCTCGACGGCGTCAAGGACGCGCTGCTGGCCGCCCTCAACATCGACGAGGCCGAGGGACGCCGTAGGATGCGCGCACTGCGAAGGCAAGTGCTCACGCACGACGTCGACCGCTGGGCGCGGTCGTTCCTCGAGTCTCTGGGCACGCCTCTCGCGGACTAG
- a CDS encoding threonine/serine ThrE exporter family protein, with amino-acid sequence MGITQRARGVLRRRDPEATIPPGSRNVVFGPALPDESTVHLVLDLGLRIGEVQMASGAGASDVTATIIAVVTAYGLPHCEVDVIYTSITVSCYRGTEVPPITSLRVVRNRSIDYTRLADVEDLLRRITNNELSAPEAYAELDRITTAPHPFPRWVATVAWAGMAASLAVLLSGGQGGVMLPVTAAAATAVVDRIGRLLNRRALPFFFQQAVGGAVATSVAVTFYALGWLGNPQLAVAASIIVLLSGLTVVGSMQDAITGYNVTAAGRMAELALMSAGLIAGVVLALYIGVRIGGDTMAGLDATSIGRAQVLAPALSLSLQVLAGASTSACFALASYAPPRPLLIAGIGGAVAAGTHALLTLADVHTVLAGAVATTVVGFAGGIIARRLRIPTLVIAVSGVAPLLPGLATYRGLYELSVLGSPSGATTLMLAAAIGLALGAGVVLGEYLAQPVRTRLGRLERRISGPRLSGPLRPSKRRLD; translated from the coding sequence TTGGGAATCACGCAGCGCGCCCGGGGTGTGCTGCGGCGGCGCGACCCGGAAGCCACCATCCCGCCGGGGTCGCGCAACGTCGTCTTCGGGCCGGCCCTGCCCGACGAGTCCACCGTCCACCTCGTGCTCGACCTCGGCCTGCGCATCGGTGAGGTGCAGATGGCCAGCGGGGCGGGCGCCTCGGACGTGACCGCGACGATCATCGCCGTCGTCACCGCCTACGGTCTGCCGCACTGCGAGGTCGACGTGATCTACACGTCGATCACCGTCTCCTGCTACCGGGGGACCGAAGTCCCGCCGATCACCTCGCTGCGGGTGGTCCGCAACCGCTCCATCGACTACACCCGCCTCGCCGACGTCGAAGACCTGCTCCGCCGGATCACCAACAACGAGCTGTCCGCCCCCGAGGCCTACGCCGAGCTCGACCGGATCACCACCGCGCCGCACCCCTTCCCGCGGTGGGTGGCCACCGTGGCCTGGGCGGGCATGGCCGCCTCGCTGGCCGTGCTGCTCAGCGGTGGTCAGGGCGGCGTCATGCTGCCGGTGACCGCGGCCGCCGCGACCGCGGTGGTCGACCGCATCGGGCGGCTGCTGAACCGGCGGGCCCTGCCGTTCTTCTTCCAGCAGGCCGTCGGCGGTGCCGTGGCCACCAGCGTCGCGGTGACCTTCTACGCCCTCGGCTGGCTCGGCAACCCGCAGCTGGCGGTGGCCGCGAGCATCATCGTGCTGCTGTCCGGTCTGACCGTCGTCGGTTCGATGCAGGACGCCATCACCGGCTACAACGTGACCGCCGCCGGCCGGATGGCCGAACTGGCGCTGATGTCGGCCGGGCTGATCGCGGGGGTGGTGCTCGCGCTCTACATCGGCGTGCGCATCGGCGGCGACACCATGGCCGGGCTCGACGCCACCTCCATCGGCCGGGCCCAGGTCCTCGCCCCGGCGCTGTCGCTGTCGCTGCAGGTGCTCGCCGGCGCGTCCACCTCGGCGTGCTTCGCGCTGGCCAGCTACGCCCCGCCGCGACCGCTGCTCATCGCCGGCATCGGCGGCGCCGTCGCCGCCGGGACGCACGCGCTGCTGACGCTGGCCGACGTGCACACCGTGCTGGCCGGTGCGGTGGCGACCACCGTGGTCGGCTTCGCCGGCGGGATCATCGCGCGCCGCCTGCGCATCCCGACGCTGGTGATCGCGGTGTCCGGCGTCGCGCCCCTGCTGCCCGGTCTGGCGACCTACCGCGGCCTGTACGAGCTGTCCGTGCTCGGCAGCCCGAGCGGCGCGACCACGCTGATGCTCGCCGCGGCCATCGGGCTCGCGCTCGGCGCCGGTGTCGTGCTCGGTGAGTACCTCGCCCAGCCGGTCCGCACCCGGCTGGGCAGGCTGGAACGCCGCATCTCCGGACCCCGGCTGTCCGGTCCGCTGCGGCCCAGCAAGAGGAGGCTGGACTGA